DNA sequence from the Sandaracinaceae bacterium genome:
AGCACGAGCGGCTGGTACTGCACCGACGCGTTCACCGCGTCGGCCGGGAGCACCGGGAGCCGGTCCCCGAGCCCCTCGATGTTGCGCTCGTGCAGGGGCGACAGCGGCCGGAAGCGCAGCGCGTCGCCGAAGTACACGCGCTCGCGGACCAGCGCGAAGACCTTGGCGATGCGCTCCCCCGACATGGTGTCGCCGGCCACCAGCTCGAGCGTGAACTGCTCGCCGTCCTGGTAGTACATGAGCGAACCGAGCAGGAAGCGTCGGTCGTCGCGCCGGTACTCGCTGATGTTGAAGCGCGCGTGGTCGGCCCGACGGTCGATGAACTCCTGCACGAACGCGTAGTGCAGGTCCCAGCGCGCCGACTGGAGGAAGTAGACGCGGTCGTCCTGTTGCGTGTCGATGACGAACTTGACCGTCTCGGTGCGCGCCACCACATGCGCCTCGGGCCGTGTGGCCAGGCGCGCCCAGTCGCTGGGGCTCTCGATGCGGGGCAGGTGGTCGACGACCTCCGTCGGTCCCTCGTCCGGCTGGGGCGACTCCGCGACGTCCGGCTCTTCGGGCAGCCGAGGTCCTGACGGCCCCGTGCCGCGCAGGCAAGCCACGGTCCCGACGGTGGCCAGCACCGAGAGCACGGAGCCCAGAAGGGCCCATCGTTGACGGGTCTCCACGGCCTCAGGATAGCATCCCGCATTGACCACCCCCCCGCTTCATGGGTACATGCGGGCCAAATGTCGGCGTCCCCCAAAGCCTCCGTCTCCGCCGCGTCCGCTGCCAGCGGACTTCCGCCTCGGACGATGCGGCCTTCGAACCCCCACGACCCCGAGTACGGCAGCATCCCCATCTTCGCGCCCGGTGTCGCCGAGGTGAAGGCGGCCGTGATGCGTCACGTCAAGCTGCGCCGACTGCCCACGTGGGCGCTGTTCTCCTCCGTGTACACCGGCGTGGTGTCGATGCTGCAGGGGGCGCAGCGCCTCGACGACAAGCTGTTCCCCGGCTGGCGCGATCAGCCCATTCGGGAGCCGGTGTTCATCATCGGCAACGCGCGCAGCGGCACCACCATGCTGCACCGCCTCATGTCCATCGACGAGGACACGTTCAGCGGCATGAAGCTGTACCAGAGCGCCTTCAACAACGTCTCCGTGCAGCGCGGCCTGCAGGCCCTCGGCGACCTGGACGAGAAGCTGCCGGGCCACCCCATGCGCGCCGGGGTGGACCTCATCAACGACATCATGTTCGACGGCTGGGACGGCATCCACAAGCTGGGCATCGACCAGCACGAGGAGGACGAGGCCACCTGGGCGATGGGCATGACCTCCATCACGATCAACCTGCTGTCGCCCTACACCGAAGAGCTCGGCAGCATGCGCTTCTTCGACCGCATCGACCCCGAGTACCGCGCGCGCTTCATGGACTTCTACGAGGCGAGCATCAAGCGTCACCTCTACGCCAGCGCACCGGACAAGCGCTTCCTGAACAAGAACGTCTTCTTCACGCCACGCGTGCGCTCGGTCATCGAGCGCATGCCGGACGCGCGCTTCCTGTACCTGGTGCGGGACCCGGCCGAGTCGCTGCCCTCGTTCCTCAGCATGTGGTGGGAGAAGTGGGTCTCGCACACGCCCGAGATCAAGAAGGACGGCGTGGAGGCGCAGCAGCTCATCCGCCTGGCCTTCGACTACTACGAGTACGGGCTCGACCTGCTCGACGACTACGGGGACGAGCACATCCTGGTGGTGCGCTACGACGAGCTCACCAAGGACCCCGACGAAGAGGTCCACCGCATCTACGACTGGCTCGGCATCGAGATGTCCCCAGCGTTCAAGCAGAACCTGTACGACTTCACGCACGCGCAGCGCTGCTACGAGAGCGCCCACGAGTACACCCTCGCGGACTTCGGGCTCACGCGCGAGAGCGTCTACGCGGGCGCCAAGCGCTTCTGCGATCGCTTCGGCTACGCCCCCTGAGTGTCCGCGTGGGGCGCGGGCGTCGCAGGCAACGTGGGCCTCGACGCCTCGCACGGGCGCATCACCTGACCGCGACCACTGACGGGCTTGGCACCCCCTTCGTCCCGTACCCGCCACGCCCTGTCATGGCGCGGGCGGCGTCAGGCAGCTGCCCGCGTAGTCACGCAGGCCGTTTGCGTGCGGGACCACCTCGGTGACGAGGGGCGCCACGTGGTAGCGCAGCACGTCCAGCGTCAGCACGTCCGCGTACATGGCCGCTCCCAGCCAGATGAGCACCTGCGCCGCGCTGACGTCGTCGCCCGGCTGTTCGTCGATGTGCATCCACATCGGCAGGGCGAACACGAACGCGGCGCCATAGCTGGCCGTGCCGAACCACAGCATGAGCCCGAGGTCGTCGTAGCAGAACAGCTGCGTCATGAACGGGTTCGCGTTGAGCGCCGTCTCGAGGAACGCCATCGCCATGGGGGCCACGAACCACGCAGCGGACGCGAGCGGGCCCCCCTCGAAGCGTCGGCGCAGAAAGCGGAACGCCATGCAGCACAGCGCGGCGTACGTGCTGAAGTACGCCACGCTCACGAAGTACAAGAACACCGGGTTGTTCTGGATGTTGATCTGCGTCTTGAACCCGTAGTGCATGTGCAGCACGTCGTAGAAGTACGGCGTCTGGCTGTAGTTGAGCGCGAACGCGAGGCCCGTCACGCTCAGCCCGTACTTGACGCTGGTGGTCCGCCACAGCGGTCGCCCGCGCTCCTCCTCGGGCCGCAGCAACACGGGCGGGACGATGGCGCCCAGCATCAGCACCACGCCGTAGATCATGCAGGCCGTGTCGCCCCAGTGCTCCGCGAAGCCCCCGATCATGACGACGGCGCTGATGGCGCCCCACACGGGGGTGTAGAGCAGCCAGTAGCGCTCGACGGCGCGCTTGCCAGGGTGTTCCGCGAGCAGGCTCATGGCGCGGAACGTAGAACGGTGGTTTCACGGCGTCAACACGAGGGCTGGGACCGTCGCTGGCGCATTCCGGATCTCGTGTCGGCACGCGGCAAGCGAGGGGCTCCAGCGGGGACGGGTGCATCCGCTGTGCGAGGCGAGCGAGCGCCACCAAGGTGGCCTCGGCGCGTCGTGTGCGGCACCCTACCTGACCATGGCGTCGACTCCCCCCAGACATCTCGCGCCGCGCATCGCGGTGCTCGCGTACTTCGTATCCACGGCGTCTTGCATGTCGTTCGTGGCGGGTTGCGGCGCCGATGGCGTCACGGTGCCCAACGAGGACAGCGGCCGACCCGCGGCCGATCAGGGCGCAGGGACACCCGAGCAGGGGACGCTCGATCACGGGACGGCCGATCAAGGAGCCGATCAGGGTCCGCCAGACCAGGCCGCGGATGCCATGGCGCCCGACGATCAATCCACGGCGGTCGACCAGGCCCTCGATGCGGGCGGGGACCTCAGCGTGGACGCGGGGCCCGTGGACAGCGGCTTTCCCACGGCCATCGCGTGCCCCGGTTGGTTGGGGCTGCCTGCAGGAGGGGTGATTCCGTCCGGTACGTCGCCCGAGGGCGTCCGCGTCGGGCCCGACTGCGCGCTCTACGTCGCGCACGGCGACACCATCCATCGCATCGAGCAGGGGACGGGGGCCGTCACCGCGTTCGCTTCGGAGCCCACCGCGGGGACCGGCTTCCAAGGGCTCGACTTCGGCCCGGACGGGAACCTGTACGTGGCCGCGCGGGGCAGCGGGAACGTCATCCTGCGCTTCGACGGGACCACGGGCGCGTTCATCGACATCTTCGCGGACATGGGCATCGATGGTCCGAACACGCCGCGCTTCGGCCCCGACGGAAGCCTCTTCGTGACGTGCCGCAACACCGCGAACGTCGTCCGCTTCGGCAGCGACGGGACGCTGCTCGGAGAGTTCGCGACCGACGCCCTGCTGGGCAGCCCGGAGGGCCTCTCGTTCGGACCCGACGGTCACCTCTACGTGGCGGCGCGCCTGAGCTCCGTGGTGATGCGCTTCCACGGTGTCACCGGCGCCTTGTTGGACCAGGTCACCGCGACCCCTGCGTTCATGGCGCCGGAGGGGATCGGCTTTGCGTCGGACGGCTCGTTCTACGTGGCAAGTCGGGACACGGGCGAGGTGATTCACTTCAACGGGCTCACGCTCGCCGAGATCGAGCGCTTCTCGTTGCCGATGGGGGAGCAGCCCATCGGCCTCGAGGTGGTCGACGATCAGGTCGTCGTGAGCCTGCGCGGGACCGGCCGCGTGACGGTCATCCCCTGAGCCGGTGCCACGGGGCCCAAGGCCGACCTGCACTGGCCGGCCGTCGAGCCGCGCGTCAGAAGTCGAGGCCTCCCAACGGGTCCGCCGGGGCCGAGCGTGGCGCCGACCGCGGCGCGGCGCGTGAGGAGCCGGTCGAGCGCGTCCTCGGTGCTGACGCGGTGGTGCGCGGACCGTCGCCGCGTGTCGTGGCGACTTGCGTACGGCTGGCGGGGAGCTCGTCGCGCGTGAGTGCGCTGCGCACGAGCTCCACACGCCCCGCGGGCACGCCCGTCGCCTCGGCCGCGGAGTCCCCGACGAGCGTCAGGAACTGCGCGTAGGCCCGCAGCGCGCTGTCGTCGCGTCCCAGCAGCGCCAACGCGTCGGCGCGGGCGAGCACCGCCGTCACCGACGCAGGGTGGCTCGCGAGCGTCCGCTCTGCCGCGGCCAGGGCTGCCTCACCGTCGTCCCGCTCGAGCGCACGCTCCGCGAGGATGAGGTGCGCCCACGGCACCTCGGGGTCGAGCGCGATGGCCTCCGCGGCAGCTTCGTCGGCCAGCTGGTCCAGCTCGGCCGCGTGGTAGGTCATCGCCAGGGCGTCGATGATGCGCGCCTCCGACGGTGCGACCTCGCGCGCACGACGGTAGGCCTGGATGGCCTCGGGGAACTCGCCCGCCCGCGCGTAGAGGCTCGCGAGCTTGGCGTGCGGCACCCACCAGGAGGGGTCCAGGCGGATGGCGGCACGCAGGGCAGCGACCGCGTCGTCGGTACGGCCCGCGCTGAACAGGGCCTCGGCCAGCGGCACGCGCGCGTCGGCCCACTCCGGGCGGGTGAACACGGCCACCTCGCAGCGCAGGAGGGCCTCCGCAGACTCTCCGCGCAGCAGCTTCGCGAAGCCGTCGCAGAGCGCCTGTCCGGCGACCCACTCGCTGGGCTCCTGGGCTTCCCCGAGCGCGAGCGCGAAGTCGTCGTTGCACTGCTCCCACACCTCGGCGCTCTCGAGCAGGGCCCGGGCCGCGCCGCTCGCCTCGTGGAAGTCCCGCAACACGCCGAGCGCGAGTGTAGGCGTCCGTGTTGGCCTGGCCTGTGCCGTTTGCGCGCCGCTCGCCGGGTCGGACGTGTCCGTGGGGGCATCACCGCGACCTCGCGGAGACTTGGACAAGAGCCATGCGACGGTGCCTCCCAGCAGCGCCAGCGGGAGCAGGACGAGCAGCGCGCGGCCGAGCGCGGACGTCCCGACACTGGACTGCGACGCGGTGGTGAGCGCCTGCACGGGCGCCGGCGTCGGCACGCTGCTCGGCGTGTCGTGGGCTTCCGTGGAGGCCAGCGCGTCCACAGGCAATGACGCGCTCACGCCGAACCCTCTTGCGGTGATCTGTCCTAGCGAACCGAGGGCGTGCGCCATGGCCCGCGCGCTCTCGGGACGCTCGCTCGGGGCGCGGGACAGCGCGGCGAGCACCGTGCTTGCGAACGGTCCGTCACCCGCCCGGGCCAGCAGCGGCGTCGGGTCGGGCGTGACCGAGAGCTTGGCGTGGATCAGGGCGGGGTAGGTCTCTGCCATGTGCGGCGGGCGCCCGGTGACCGCCTCGTACAGCAGCGCCCCCATGGCGTAGAGGTCCGCGGCGGGTCCCACGCGTTCGCCCAGCAGCTGCTCGGGCGCCATGTACACGGGGGTGCCCAGGCTCTGCCCTTCGCGCGTGAGCTGCGCGCCGACGAAAGACCCTTCGCTCATGGTGGCGATGCCGAAGTCCAAGATGGTCGGTTTCCCGTGGGGCGCGCGCAGGAACACGTTGTCGGGTTTGATGTCTCGGTGGACGATGCCCGCGTCGTGCGCCAGCGCCAGCGCTTCCAGCGCATCCACGGCGAGCGAGCGCGCCTCGTCCACGGACAGCGGGCCGCGCTTCAGCCGCGCCGCGAGCGGCTCGCCGCGCAGACGCTCCATGACCAGGAACGGGATGGTCCCGTGCGCGGTCGCTGCCTGCCCCACGTCGTGCACCGTGATGATGCCGGGGTTGGCGATGGCCGCCGCCGAGCGCGCCTCGCGTAGGAAGCGCGCCACCGCCTCCGCGTCAGTCACCCGCTCGGGGAGCACCACCTTGACCGCGACGGTCCGCTGGAGCGTGGCGTCGAAGGCCTCGAACACCGCGCCCATGCCGCCGTGCCCCAGCAGCGCGTCGAGCCGGTAGCGCTCCGCGAGCACGGTACCGATCCAGCTGTTCAAGGTCGACGTGTTCATGGCGGTGTCGGGTCCCCTGATGCGCGAATGAGCACGGGGCCGGGCATGCCACGTGGGCATCCGAGCGTCGAATCGTGGTCGACGTACCAGTTCGAGTACGGAGGCATGCGGGCTCGAGTTCGGAGGTGCTCCCGGAATCGTATCACGCGTGACGACGCACCTTGAAGCATGCTTGTCGAGACGGTTGTAACCCACCACACCGTCGACAAGAACCTCCCATCAGGTCCGTTGTCGTGGACGCGGTCCCATGGCATCGTGCACGGCAGGCGCCTCGAACGTGGCGGCCGTCTACGGTGCAAGGAGTCGTTGATGCTGCGTCACGTTGCGTGGAAGTGCGTCTCGTCGGTGTTCATTCTCTCGCTGGTGGGCTGCGGTGGGCCCAGTGCACCTGCCGTCGATGGGGGGGTCGAGGTGTGCACGCAGCACGCTGCGTGCGATGACGGCCTCTACTGCACAGGGGAAGAGCGCTGCATGCCCGACAGCGAGAACGCCGCCAGCAATGGCTGCGTGAGCGGGGTGCCTCCGTGTCCCGGAGGGTCGTGCGATGAAGTCGCGGCGTCGTGTGAGTCCGCGTGTCCCGACGCCGACTCTGACGATCATCTCTCGGTCACTTGTGGGGGGGACGACTGCGATGATCAAGACGCGAATCGCTTCCCTGGAAACCAAGAGGTGTGTGACGCGGCGGGACACGACGAGGATTGCGACCCCTGTACGGTTGGTGCGCGCGACGTCGACAACGACCTCTTCATCTCCGCATTGTGCACGAACCCGCTTCCATCCGGGACGGTGCTCAATTGCGGTATCGCGGTTCGGGTGGACAGTACGGATGGGGTAGTGCGCGGCCTCGACTGCGACGACGCTGACATGGCGGTCAACCCTGGCCAGGCCGAGACGTGCAACGGGTCCGACGACGACTGCGACACGCGCGTCGACGAGAACCTCACCCTCGAGTCGTTCTGGCCCGATGCCGACATGGACCAGGCAGGTGACGTGAACGCGACGCCGACGCTCGCCTGTGCCCGCCCGGAGGGGATGGCCTCGGTCGGCGGCGACTGCGATGACACGCGCCAGGACGTTCGTCCGTTCGCGACGGAGCTGTGCGACGGTCGAGACAACGACTGCGACCTCACGATTGACGAGCAGAGCGACTCGTACACCTTCTATCGTGACCTGGATGGGGATGGCGTCGGAGAGACGGCCGCAGCCACCACGTCCCTGTCGTGCACCCCCCCCGAGGGCTACAGCGCGCTTCCGGGAGACTGCGACGACGGGAACGCCCTCATCTATCCTGGCGCCCCGGAACTCTGCGATGGCGTCGACAACAACTGCTCGTCCGTGAGCGACCCTGGGGGACCAGACGTCAACGAGGATCCGGATGGAGACGGGCACGCACCGAGCGACGCGACGTGCGTCTCCGACCAGCCAGGCACGTATCCCGCGGACGACTGCGACGAGAGCAACGCACAGGTCCATGGCGGCGCTCCCGAGCTGTGTTCGGCGCTCGATGAAGACTGCGACGGAATGGTGGACGAGACGGGCGGGGACGTGTGCGCACCAGGGGACACCTGCGATTTGGGCTGCGTGTCTCACCGAGACCTGGCGGTCGGCGGTGGGGCAGGGTGCGCGGTCCTCGGCGAGGGCTCAGTAGCTTGCTGGGGCGCCGGCTTTGCACCGGAGGTCGGGCTCGTGCCCGGGCTCACCCAAGTCGAAGAGGTAGCGATGGGTGGGAGCTTCGCGTGTGTGCGGCTCAGCGACCGTACCGTCCGTTGCTGGGGGGACAACTCGGGCGGTCAGCTCGGTGTGGGGCACCGCGATCCCGTCAGTGGCTTGGTGAGTCCCGACGGTGTGAGCGACGTCGTGGCGTTGTCTGCTGGCAGCGGGCACGCGTGTGTGCTGAGTGAACATGGTCGCGTCTCGTGCTGGGGGCGAAACTTCAGTGGTGAGGCTGGGCCGCTCATGGGAGGGTTCTTCCAACTCCAACCCACAACGATCGACGGGGCCGAAGGGATCGTCGAAATCGCGTTGTCGAACCAGCGCACCTGCGCGCGAAGGGGGGATGGGCAGGTGCTGTGCTGGGGGGCA
Encoded proteins:
- a CDS encoding protein kinase is translated as MNTSTLNSWIGTVLAERYRLDALLGHGGMGAVFEAFDATLQRTVAVKVVLPERVTDAEAVARFLREARSAAAIANPGIITVHDVGQAATAHGTIPFLVMERLRGEPLAARLKRGPLSVDEARSLAVDALEALALAHDAGIVHRDIKPDNVFLRAPHGKPTILDFGIATMSEGSFVGAQLTREGQSLGTPVYMAPEQLLGERVGPAADLYAMGALLYEAVTGRPPHMAETYPALIHAKLSVTPDPTPLLARAGDGPFASTVLAALSRAPSERPESARAMAHALGSLGQITARGFGVSASLPVDALASTEAHDTPSSVPTPAPVQALTTASQSSVGTSALGRALLVLLPLALLGGTVAWLLSKSPRGRGDAPTDTSDPASGAQTAQARPTRTPTLALGVLRDFHEASGAARALLESAEVWEQCNDDFALALGEAQEPSEWVAGQALCDGFAKLLRGESAEALLRCEVAVFTRPEWADARVPLAEALFSAGRTDDAVAALRAAIRLDPSWWVPHAKLASLYARAGEFPEAIQAYRRAREVAPSEARIIDALAMTYHAAELDQLADEAAAEAIALDPEVPWAHLILAERALERDDGEAALAAAERTLASHPASVTAVLARADALALLGRDDSALRAYAQFLTLVGDSAAEATGVPAGRVELVRSALTRDELPASRTQVATTRGDGPRTTASAPRTRSTGSSRAAPRSAPRSAPADPLGGLDF
- a CDS encoding sulfotransferase → MRPSNPHDPEYGSIPIFAPGVAEVKAAVMRHVKLRRLPTWALFSSVYTGVVSMLQGAQRLDDKLFPGWRDQPIREPVFIIGNARSGTTMLHRLMSIDEDTFSGMKLYQSAFNNVSVQRGLQALGDLDEKLPGHPMRAGVDLINDIMFDGWDGIHKLGIDQHEEDEATWAMGMTSITINLLSPYTEELGSMRFFDRIDPEYRARFMDFYEASIKRHLYASAPDKRFLNKNVFFTPRVRSVIERMPDARFLYLVRDPAESLPSFLSMWWEKWVSHTPEIKKDGVEAQQLIRLAFDYYEYGLDLLDDYGDEHILVVRYDELTKDPDEEVHRIYDWLGIEMSPAFKQNLYDFTHAQRCYESAHEYTLADFGLTRESVYAGAKRFCDRFGYAP